The nucleotide window CCGCAGACACCAATCCGGCCGGCGACATTTTCGGCGGCTGGGTCATGAGCCAGATGGATATTGCCGGCGCCATCGCCGCGGTCGAACGGGTCAAGGGCCGAGTGGTGACCGTGGCCGTGGAGGCCATGACCTTCATTGCCCCGGTCAAGGTCGGCGACGTGCTCTGTGTCTATGCCACCATCGAACGGGTCGGCACCACCTCCATCACTGTGGGTCTCGAAGCCTGGGTGCGCCGCAACCGGCTCGATGATCGCACCAAAGTCACCGAGGCGCGCTTCGTCTATGTCTCGCTGGACGAAACCGGAAAAAAGCGGGCCATACCCGCCCAATAAACCACGCCATCGCGTTCAGATTGCGTTCAGCCAGCGTTTGCATAAATGTTCCCGGCGCGCAGATGGCGCCTGGAGCATGCAATACTAGCGCTTTCTCCAGGACACCACCGGAACTCTTTGCGCCAGGACTTCGTTTCTGGAGTCACAAACAAAATGGCGCGGCCGCCGAACAGCGTCGTCCCGGATGTCCGGGACCGGCAAGGCCGAGCCGGAGGGAACATGTCATGCACCGTCAGACCCGCAAAAATCTTCTCAATCTGGCCACCGGCATTGCCGTGGCCGCCGCCGCCGTCGTCGTCTTCCTGCCCGCCGCCCAGGCCGCTCCCGGCACCGCCACCAGCAATGTCAATGTGCGCTCCGGCCCGGGCACTGGCTACGCGGTTGTCGACACCCTGCGCCGTGGCGAACAGGTGGATGTGCAGCGCTGCCAGGCCTCCTGGTGCTATGTGGTCAAGCCCGGCCCTGATGGCTGGGTCTCCGCCAGCTATCTCAGCGCCGGTGGCCGCCCGGTCAATCCATCCAATCCCGGCATCTCCTTCGGCTTCACCATTGGCGGCCCCGATGGCCCACAGATCAGCATCGGCGTTGGCAACCAGCCCCAGCCGCGTCCCCCGCGTCCCCCGGTGATCCAGCCCGTTTACGAGGATGTGTGCTTCTACGACCGCACCCGCTTCCGCGGCGACAGCTTCTGCATGGAACAGGGCGAAGCGGTTCGCGATCTGCGCGGCTGGACCGACCGGATTTCCTCTTTCGACAATCCCGATGGCCTGGAAGTACAGGTCTGCTCGCAGCCCGGCTTCCGCTCCTGCCGCACCTATACCACCGGCGCCTCCTCGCTGGGCGATTTCGACGACTACATCGCCTCGGTCCGCGTGCGATAATAGACTTTCAGCAACAAAAAGGCGCCGCTCGGCAACGGGCGGCGCTTTACTTTGCAACATCTTCAAAGGCAGGCTAACCTCCTTTCAGCTTACAACGGTGGAATTGCCATGCGCCCGCTTCTTGCCCTTGTTCTTGCTCTGATTGCTGCCCTGCTCCCGGCCCTTCCCGCCAATGCCCATTCTGAATCCGGCTCTCATGGCTGGAGCCGCACAACTCTGGTGCTCCGCAACGGCCCGGGCGATGCCTATGCTGTCACCGGCGAAATCGCGGGTGATCAGGCCATAAAAGTCCTTCGCTGCCAAAGGCTCTGGTGCAATGTCGATGGCTCCGGCGGCCGCGGCTGGACCAGAATGGCGGCGATCGATTTTGGCAAGGATCCATATTGGCCCATTCTCGACCCCGACAATCATTGGCCCGATCTGGCTGGTGGTGAGATGTGCTTCTACGAAGGCACGCACTATACGGGCCGCTCCTTCTGCGCCAGCAGCGGCGAAGTGTTCCGCGATATGGCCGCATGGGGCTGGGACAATCGCATCTCTTCGATCAGGGTCATAACCCCCACAAGCGCCGCCATTTGTCGGGATCGCTTCTTCCAGTCCTATTGCGAGCGTATTGCCGAGAGCCAGCCTGTGCTCACCCAATATCTGCGCCGCAATCTCTCGTCGATCCGGCTCTACTAAGGGCCGGATCGGCTCATCCCGTTCAGGTTGCGCCCGCCCAAACGCCCTCAATCCGGGGCCCGCGACTGTGCCGCCTAAACGCCACATTCAGCGCCGGTTCAGCGCGAAAAGCGCCTAATCCCCCTCAGAAAGCGCACCGCACACTCGGGCGCCAAAGCAAATCTGAGGGAAACCCCATGTCCAGTAATCGCAAGCTTTTCGGCGCCACCCTGGCCGCCGTCACTCTTCTGACCACTCTGGCCGCTTCGGCGGCTCCCGGTGTCGCCACCGGCAATGTCAATGTCCGCACCGGTCCCGGCACCGGCTATGCCAAGGTCGGCGTTCTGAGCACCGGCGAATATGTCGACGTCAAGCAGTGCCAGGGCTCCTGGTGCTTTGTCGACCGCGCCTCGAACACCGATGGCTGGGTCGCCAAGAGCTATCTCGCCCCCGCCAATCCGCCCTCGGGCGGTGGCAGCGGCGGCAGCAGTTCCGACATTCCGCTCAATTTCGGCGTCACTGTCGGCCCGGGCGGCCCCAGCTTCTCCTTCGGCATCGGCGATGCGCCGCCGCCGGCACCCCCTGCCCCGCCAGCTCCTGAAACGCCCAAAGTGTGTTTCTTCAAGGACAAGCATTTCGCAGGTGCCAGCTTCTGCGCCACACCCGGCCAGCAGAATCCGGACATTGCCGGCAATTGGGACAATGCCATTGAATCGATCAAGGTCTATGGCGGCGCTCAGGTAGTGATCTGCAAGCAGCCCAACTATGTCGGCCTGTGCGCAACCATCTCGACCGACAAGGGCTCGCTCTCGACCTACAACAACAATGTCACCAGCTATCAGGTCTTCTGATCAGCACCAGCATTTTCAGCTCAGGCGCCATCCCAAGGGGTGGCGCCTTTGCCCCTTTATGCAGCTTCCGACACACAAAAGGCCGCGCTAATCTCCAGGCGTGCGCAGAATCGCCGCACCGGCGCCTCGCGTCACCTAAAGGGGGGGACTTTCCACATGCCAAGCTTGGCAAATCTCTATTTCCGCACGGCCATTCTGTTCCTGATAGCCGGTATCAGCCTGGGCATTCACATGTCCGTCAGCGGCAATCATGCCGTCGTGGGCGCGCATGCCCATATCAACCTGCTCGGCTGGGTCACCAGCGCCCTGTTCGGCGCCTATCTGGCGCTTAACCCGGCCAAGGCAACCGGCCTGCTGCCCAGGCTGCAATATGGCATCTATGTGCTCGGCGTCCTGACCATGGGCATTTCGCTCTATGTGATGCTCAGTGGCAATCCCGGCATCGAGCCCGTCGTCGCCATCAGCTCGCTTGTCACCTTTGCCGGCGTGCTGCTCTTCGCCGTCATCATCTTCATGCCGGCACGCACCTGAAACCAGCGCGCTGGACCGGTTTTGTCCAGCGCGCCCGCATCCCGCCCGGCCTCCTGGAGCCCGTTCAGCGCACCACCGGGAAAACCGCCCGCAGCTTTTCCTCGCGCAGCCACAGCGCCACCCAAATGGCAATGCCCAGATAGATCGAAAACAGCGTGTGGCTGAACAGCGGATTATCGACCCGCAAATTGGCCGCCAGCGACCCGCCCAGCAGCCCCGTTGTCAGCACCGCGCCCAGCAGTGCCGTGCGCGGAAAGAGAAACAGGATCACGCATCCCACCTCGATACAGCCGATCAGCACCAGATATTTCATCGGCCAACCAACCACTTCCATGGCGCTGGTCGCCGCCTCGATCCCCATGAATTTCGGCGTCGCCGAGGCAATCGCCAGAAACAGTCCGATCAGCGCACTCAAACCCCAACCCGCAATTTTCATTTTTATGTCCCCTATGGCGAACCACTCGCCCAATGACATAACGACGACCGCAGAATGCCGATTTCGACCAACCGTTCGCACGCCTGGTAAATCGAGCACTAGGTGGATTTCCATGTTTCAACCCAGAGAAAAAATGCTCTAGGTTGCACCGACAAGGGGGCGGGCGTGTCATCACCAGTCGAACAGTTTATCGCGCGTTGGCAGGGCCAGACCGGCGGTGCCGAGCGCGCCAACTACGCCCTCTTTCTCACCGAACTTTGCGCCGTTCTCGATGTCGCGCCGCCGCAACCTGCCTCCGCCGAGCATCAGCACAACGACTATGTGTTCGAGCGTGTCGTGTCCTTCCGCGAGGCCGGCGACAAGGTCGGCCATGGCCGCATCGATCTCTACAAGCGCGGACACTTCGTGCTCGAAGCCAAGCAGTCGCGCCAAAAAGGCGGCCCCAAGACACCCGATTTGGCTTTTGACCCCCCCCCCCCGCAAATTAACGTTTTAAAACAAGGCGTTAGGTCAGCTGATCGCAACTGGGACATTCTCATGCTCAATGCACGGCGCCAGGCCGAGGATTATGCCCGCGCCCTGCCCGAAAACCACGAATGGCCGCCCTTTATCTTGGTCTGCGATGTGGGTCATGCCTTCGAGATTTTTGCCGATTTCACCGGCAAGGGTCGCAACTACACCCAGTTCCCCGATCGCCAGGGCTTTCGCATCTATCTCGAAGACCTGCGCCGCGACGACATCCGCGAGCGCCTCAGGCTGATCTGGACCGATCCCGCCGCCCTCGACCCGACCAAGAAGGCCGCTCGCGCCACCCGCGAAGTGGCCGGGCGCCTGGCCAATGTCACGCGCTTACTCGAAGGGCGCGGGCTTGATCCTGAATTGGTGGCGCATTTTCTCATGCGCTGCCTCTTCACCATGTTTGCCGAAGATGTCGAGCTGTTGCCCAAGGGCAGCTTCCATGGCGTTCTGCAAAAATGCGCCGACGATCCGCAGAAATTCAAACCCATGGTCAGCCAGCTTTGGGAGGCCATGAATACCGGAGCCTTCGCCTTTGCCATCGAGGCGCAGGTGAAAAGGTTCAACGGCGAATTTTTCCGCAATCCCGTCGTGCTCGATCTTGAGAAGGAAGAAATCGGCGAACTGCTCATGGCCGCCGGCAAGGAATGGCGTGATGTCGAGCCGGCGATTTTCGGCTCTCTGCTCGAAGGTGCGCTCAACCCGAAGGAACGCTCAAAGCTCGGCGCCCATTACACGCCCCGCGCCTATGTCGAACGCCTGGTCATCCCCACGATCCTGGAGCCGTTGCGGGCCGACTGGCGCGATGCCGCCGTCAGCGCCGAAAAACTCATGGCCGAGGGCAAGCGCAACGAAGCCATCCAGACCATCACCGATTTTCACGACCAGCTCTGCCTCACCCGAGTGCTCGACCCCGCCTGCGGTACCGGCAATTTCCTCTATGTCGCCATGGAGCTGATCAAGCAGCTCGAAGACGAGGTCATTGACGCCCTTGTCTCCATGGGCGGCCAGGCCAGCCTGGCGCTGGCCGGTCACACCGTCGACCCGCACCAGTTTTTGGGCATCGAGGTCAATCCTCGCGCCGCCGCCATTGCCGAACTGGTGCTCTGGATCGGCTATCTGCAAATCCACTATCGCGCCACCAGCGAACACCCCGCCGAGCCTATTCTCCGCGCCTTCCACAATATCGAATGCCGCGACGCCGTGTTGACCTGGGACGGCTATCCGCTGCCCAAAGTGGTGGATGGCAAGGAGACCTATCCCAATCCGCGCAAGCCCGATTGGCCCATGGCCGATTTCATCGTCGGCAACCCGCCTTTCCTCGGGAAAGGCGAACCAATGCGCACCGCATTCGGCGACGCCTACCTTGCGGCGCTCTGGGCCGCACACCCAAAAATGAACAAGAGTGCCGACTTTGTCATGTTCTGGTGGGACCATGCGGCCACATTGCTCACCGCCAAGAACACCATCCTGCGCCGCTTTGGACTTGTTACGACGAACTCGATCACTCAGGTCTTCAATCGCAGGGTAGTCGAACGGCATCTCGGCGCTCAAAAACCCATCAGCATTGGGTACGCCATCGGAGACCACCCTTGGACCAAGGCTAGCCGGGACGCTGCAGCAGTCAGGATTGCCATGACTATGGCTCTGGCCGGAACTTCCGAGGGCAAGCTGCTGGAAGTGCAGGCCGAAAGTGGACTTGATACCGATACTCCTGATATCAGGCTGGGCGAGAAGAGCGGCTCCATAAATGCCGACCTTACCATCGGTGCGGACCTCACTGCTGTCCATGCACTTGCCGCCAACAACGGCATGGCCTGCAACGGCATGATGTTGGCGGGCCAGGGCTTCGTTCTCGACAAGGCGACTGCAGAACACCTTGTGGCCACAGATGGCCATCCCGCCGGCAAGTACATAAAGCCATTCGTGAATGGCGGCGAGCTGGTCCGAGGCGGCCGGGGCCGCTACGTGATAGATTTCTTCGGATCGGAACCTGAACGGCTTCGGCTGGAGGTGCCAGCGACATACCAGTATGTGCTCGAAACGGTGAAGCCGGAACGTGACGCTAACCGAGATCGCGCCTTTAGAGAACGCTGGTGGCTATTTGGCCGCCAACGTCCAGAGATCCGTGCCTTCCGTGCTGGGATACGTCGATTTATCGGAACGACGGAAACCGCAAAGCATCGACTGTTTCAATTTTTAGAAGCTTCGACGACGCCTGACCACATGGTCGTGGCAATCGGCTCCGACGACGCCTTCCACCTTGGTGCTCTGTCCTCGCGCATCCACGTCACTTGGGCCCTGCGCGCCGGCGGCTGGCTTGGCGTCGGCAATGACCCGCGCTATTCAAAATCCCGCTGCTTCGACCCCTTCCCCTTCCCCGATCCTGATGGGGTCCAGAAGGCCGAGATCGCCCGCCTTGCCGAAGCCCTCGACGCCCACCGCAAGCGCGTCCAGGCGGAGCATCCCGACATCACCCTGACCGAAATGTACAACGTCCTCGAAAAGCTCAAGGCAGACGTCGGTCCCTCTTCCCCTCGCCCCTCAGGGGAGAGGGTGCCCGAAGGGCGGGTGAGGGGTGAAGGCCCATCCGCTCCGGCTCCCGCCCTCACCCCGCGCGAAGACGATGTCAAATCCCGCGCCCTTGTCCTTATCCTCCGCGAATTGCACGAGGAACTCGACGCCGCCGTGCTCGCCGCCTATGGCTGGCCACAGGGCCTGTCGGACGACGACCTCCTCACCCGCCTCGTTGCCCTCAACAAGGCGCGCGCCGCTGAGGAAGCGGCCGGCCATGTCCGCTGGCTGCGCCCCGATTATCAGCGCCCGCGCTTTGGCACACCCGCGCAAAAGGCTGAAAAGGGCCAGCTCGATCTCGTCGCGCCCGCCGACAAGGGCAAGCCCGCTTTCCCGACCGACGAGCGCCGCCGCACCGCCGCTATCTTCGCCATTCTGGCCAGCGCCACCGGCCCGGTTTCCCCCGCCGACATCGCCGCCCGCTTCCGCAAGGGCAAATCGGTCGAAAAGGAAATTGCGCTCACCCTGCACGCCTTCGTCCGCTTCGGCGACCTCGCCTCGCTTGACGGCGGCAAGACCTTCCAACTGCGACAGGTAGCCTGATGATCCCCTGGCAGAAACTCGGCGAAACCACCATGCCCGGCGGCGGGCCGATGACGCTGATGCAGCGCGGCACCGAATTTTCCGTCATGTCAGGCACGATCACCCTGATGAACAGCCGCATGAGCAATTCCGAAGAACAGCTCGCCAACCTATCCGCCGCCCGCGTCGGATCGCGCCCGAAGGCCCGCATTCTCATCGGCGGGCTGGGTCTCGGCTTCACCCTGCGAGCGGCCCTCAAATGCTTCGCCGCCGATAGCGAGATCACCGTCGCCGAACTGGTGCCCGACATCGTTGAGTGGGCGCGCGGTCCCCTCCTGCCGCTGCATGGCGATAGTCTGGACGATCCCCGCGTCCGCATTCACCTGGGCGATGTCGCGACGGCCATCGGCGCCGGCAAGCCATTCGACGCCATCCTGCTCGATGTCGACAACGGCCCCGATGGACTGTTTCGACCCGCCAATGACCGCCTCTACAATGCCGCCGGTCTCGCCGCTGCCAAGGCAGCGCTGGCCCCGGGCGGACATCTGGCGATCTGGTCCTCCCACCCCGACGATCGTTTCACCAAACGGCTCAAGCAAACCGGAATGCAGGTCGACCAGCTGACGGTCCGCGCCCGCAACAATGGCAAGGGCGACCGCCACACCCTCTGGTTCGCCACCAAGGCAGGTCGGTAACGCCCTGTTCCCATTCCGTTCGCGCCATGCTAACAACCGTGATCCATTTCCCTGCTGACATTGCGTGACAGAGCCCCCATCTATGGGTTCATCTGTACCGCCCCAGTTTGCTGATCCCACGAGCGCGCCATGGCCCCCAAATCGACACGCCCCGGTAAAGCCGAATTCTCCATCGACGAGTTCTTCGCCGAGATCGAAAAGGCCGAGGACATTGCCGCGAGCAAGCCGCTTTATGCCGAGCGCATGAAGAACAAGCGCGCCCTCGATCGTGCCGAGGCGGCCGAGAAGGCCAAGGCGGAGCCCAAAACGCCGCTCGAAAAACGCCGCACCACCAAGTCGAGCCATGACACCGCCACCGGCATGGCGAAAAAGACTGGCAAGACCAAGATCAACTCGGTCGACCGCGTCGATTTCGATGGCATGGGCGAAGCCCCGCAGGCCGGTTTCGGCCATGTCCCCAGCAAACCGCTGACCGCCCGCGATATTTCCCGCACCGCCGCCGCTGATCCCGGGACCCAGGCCAAGCTGCGCGAGGCCCTCGACGCCTCGGTGAAGAAGAACAAGGCCAGGAAGAACGAGGACGTCTCGAACGCCACCACTGTCGGCGTCACCGCCACGGTGAAAGCGCTCGAGCAGATCATTCTCCACGGCCGCAAGGAAGTGGAAGGCTCCGCCCCCTGGGTGCCGCATCGCCCCGAGCGCCCCGCCAAATCCGGCGAGAGCAAACCCTTCCGCCTCAATACCGATTATGAGCCGCGCGGCGACCAGCCGACAGCCATTGCCGAACTGGTGGAAGGCGTCGAAAATGGCGAGACCGACCAGGTCCTGCTCGGCGTCACCGGCAGTGGTAAAACCTTCACCGCCGCCCAGGTCATCGCGCAGACCCAGCGCCCGGCCCTGATCCTGGCCCCCAACAAGACCCTCGCCGCCCAGCTCTATTCCGAGTTCAAGGGCTTCTTCCCCGACAATGCGGTCGAATATTTCGTCTCCTATTACGACTATTACCAGCCCGAGGCCTACGTCCCGCGCACCGATACCTATATCGAGAAGGAATCCACCATCAACGAGCAGATCGACCGCATGCGCCACTCGGCCACGCGCGCGATCCTCGAACGCGACGACGTCATCATCGTCGCCTCGGTCTCCTGCATTTACGGCATCGGCTCGGTGGAAGACTACACCGCCATGACCATCGACGTGCAGAAGGGCCAGCAGATCGACCAGCGCCAGCTGCTCGCCAAGCTCGTCGCCCTGCAATACAAGCGCGGCGATACCGGCTTCGTCCGCGGCACTTTTCGCGTGCGCGGTGACACGGTTGAGATATTTCCGGCCCACTATGAGGCCGCCGCCTGGCGCGTCTCCCTCTTCGGCAACGAGATCGAGTCGATCACCGAATTCGATCCCCTCACCGGCAAGAAAAGCGCCGACCTCACCTTCATCCGCATCTATGCCAACAGCCATCACGTCACCCCTCGGACGACGATGAACCAGGCCATTAAGACGATCCGCGCCGATCTCGCCGCGCGTCTGCAGGAACTCAACGGCGCCGGCCGCTTCCTCGAAGCCCAGCGCCTCGAACAGCGCACCCTCTTCGATCTCGAAATGATGGAAGCCACCGGCTCCTGCGCCGGCATCGAGAACTATTCGCGCTACTTTTCCGGCCGCAAGCCCGGCGAGCCGCCCCCGACCCTGTTCGAATATCTCCCCGATGACGCGCTGGTCTTTGTCGACGAAAGCCATGTCACCATCGGCCAGCTTGGCGCCATGTATCGCGGCGACCTGCGCCGCAAGGCGACCCTGGCCGAATATGGCTTCCGCCTCCCCTCCTGCATGGACAATCGTCCCCTCCGCTTCGAGGAGTGGAACGCCATGCGCCCGCAATCGGTCTATGTCTCGGCCACGCCCGGCTCCTGGGAAATGGACCAGACCGGCGGCGTCTTTGCCGAACAGGTCATCCGCCCCACCGGGCTGATTGATCCCCCGGTGGAGATCCGCCCGGCCACCCATCAGGTCGACGACGTCATCGACGAGATCCGCCAGACCATCAAGGCCGGCTACCGCACGCTCTGCACCGTCCTCACCAAGAAAATGGCCGAGGACCTCACCGAATATATGCACGAACAGGGCATTCGCGTGCGCTACATGCATTCGGACGTCGACACCATCGAGCGCATCGAAATCATCCGCGACCTGCGCCTCGGCGCCTTCGACGTGCTGGTGGGCATCAACCTCCTCCGCGAAGGCCTCGACATCCCCGAATGCGGCCTCGTCGCCATTCTCGACGCCGACAAGGAAGGGTTCCTGCGCTCCGAAACCTCCCTGATCCAGACCATCGGCCGCGCCGCCCGTAACGTCGACGGCAAGGTGATCCTCTATGCCGACAACATGACCGGCTCGATGGAACGCGCTTTGGCCGAAACCAACCGCCGCCGCGAAAAACAGATCGCCTATAACGAAGCCAACGGCATCACGCCTCAGAGCGTGAAAGCCCGCATCAACGACATTGTCGACAGCGTCTACGAAAAAGACCACGTCACGGTCAGCATCGGCAAAGGCAAGGACGGCAAGGAAAAGACGGTCACCGGCGACAATCTCGCCACGGTCATCAAGGACCTGGAACGCGAGATGCGGGAAGCCGCAACGAACCTTGAGTTTGAAAAGGCGGCAAGGTTGCGGGATGAGGTCAAGCGCCTTAGGGAGATGGAACTGGATGCGCTGGAGGGGGAGGTCAGCTAGTCCCGGGCTCCCCACACCCACCGCACGTCACCCTCGGGCTTGACCCGAGGGCTCTGCACTTTCCTTTGGCAAAGACCAACGAACAATCAGCTGGAATAGACGAATAATACTCCGAAATAAGTCACTGTGCTGGCCCATCGGCGGTCACAGCGCCAAGCATTGGCGAAGCGAACACTGTACTAAGAAACTGCCTTGCTGGCTCGCCATTGAACGTTGGAACAGCGATGATTAGCAACCATAAAAATGATGAGGCAATTAGGTATCTGGTCGCTTTGTGTATTCGCTGAAATTTTTTTGTAACGACAAGCGAGTTGACGTGACACTGGTGGAGAACGTCGCGCAGATAATCGTCATCTGTCATGGACGAAAAACGCTCAATAAAATCATCTGAAGCATTGCCAGCGATAGTTGCGAAAAAAAGCATTGACCGATTGGGGCTTGCCACATTCGGGTACTGAACCAATATCAAGTGTACGGCAGCTAATGCAAACAGAACGAAATACGAAAAAAATACCAACACCTCAAAGATTGACCATCTTGAGCTGGCGAGATTTGTTAACGCTATACCGCCTAGGGCCGTGTTAACAGCAAACAGAAACCCTGTTCGCCCATCAGTCTTGCCTACCCATTCTAATAGACCAGATAGAACGAGTTCAGCACGCGCGGTTGCCTTTGAAATGCGAAGAGCTTCAGCCTCTGCCTCCGCTTGGGCAATCGCTTTTTCGGCTTCCGCAGCCGATAAATCGTGCTGGTCAGAGGCCTCCCGCCTTCTGTTATTCGATGCTGTCCCCAAGTAATTATCCCCAAAAAACGCTGGTTGCTTGCGATCACAACGGGTTACGCGTAACACTTTAGCGAACGTAAGGTGAACCCTACAAATTATCAAGGTGAGCGTCTTGCCCTGGAACTATGACAATGCCCTATCTCGTATCGTCAGGCTAAATCGAACTGCTCCTGAGGTTAATGTGCAGAGTTACCGCGAGGAATACCTGCCAAGATTTCAGACCCTCAACGAGGAACGACGGACTCAGGGGCTCTCGGCACAGCGACCGTTGTTTGATCTAGCGCGGAACGAAGCCATTTTGGTTGATGGCGTTCACGTTTACATCAACCTCTTGGATTTTGACGCGAGCTTAACTGATCTCGAACGCGAGACAGAGACTTCACACGCCCGAGCCCTTCGCTTTCTCCATTTTCACTACAGTGCCTGCGATCGCGCCGTAGAAGACGTCGGCGCGCAAAGGGTGGATTTTCATGGCCACCGGCTCCACGCCATCGTGACTGAGCCGTCAGACAACGAAGCGGAACGGGTCCGTCGCGCTCTGGAACTAGCCGAGCAAATTCGTACTGTAGCGGCAGCTGCAACGGAGGAATTTGGAGGCGGCTTAGCCAGTCGCTACCGCATTGGAATAGATTCTGGCATTTGCGTAGCTATCAATAACGGCAGAGCTGGAGAACATGAGCCCTTGTTCTTGGGCAATCCAGCTAACTTTGCGGCAAAGTTGGCCGATGGTGATGAGCCCGGCGTCTTCGTCTCCACTCATGTCGCTCAAGTTATTGCTGCGCTTACTGGCAGACCCGTCACTATGAATGAGTCGTACTCGAGACGGGGCGCCCGATCGTTCAATGCCAGTGAGGTTTCAAGCGTCATAGCGGGGGGGCAAGCTTACACTGCGTCAAGCAGAATATTGGAAAGTTGGCGCTCGGACATCGCGGCTGACCGATCTACCAGAAGTACAAATTTGAGTTTTAATTTCTACGAGCATGAGCCGCCACTTAGAACCATTGATTATGCGGATCTGTTCCCAAGTCACAGTATAAGAATGCCCATGGCGACGTTGTTCGCTGATATCGACGGGTACACCTCCTACATTCAGTCTTGCATGCGCAGTATGCTTGACGTAGGCACGGCGGTGAGAAACTTGCACGTAATAAGGGGTGAGATGGCCGCTGTTGTTCGCGACGATTTTGGTGGCCGAAAAGTACGATTTATTGGAGACTGCCTTCACTCAATTATTGCCGAAGGATCTTCGGGAAAGATTAGCGAACAGGCTACCGTTACCTCAAGTATTCACCTGGCTGGAGCGTTGAGGTCTTCCTTTAACCTAGCAAGAGAAGTCCTTCCGGGCATCGACGGTCTCGGGCTTGCTATTGGGATTGAACTAGGAACTTCACCAATCAGCAGAATCGGAGTGAGGGGCGACCGGAGCGTGAGAACATCGGTTAGTAAGTCGTCAATTTCGGCCGAAGAACGGCAAAGCGTATCTGACGGAGTCACTACTGCTATTGGTGACAAGCTGTATGAGGCCGGAAACGCAGCAGTAAAAAGTTATTTCAGGTCACGGGCCGTTGTCGACATGACTTATGATGTGGCTGTGGCCAACGTACCAACGGCAGCTGTACCTTCCACATTAGAGACGGAAGAGCCAAGGGCGCACATT belongs to Devosia sp. XK-2 and includes:
- a CDS encoding SH3 domain-containing protein, which codes for MHRQTRKNLLNLATGIAVAAAAVVVFLPAAQAAPGTATSNVNVRSGPGTGYAVVDTLRRGEQVDVQRCQASWCYVVKPGPDGWVSASYLSAGGRPVNPSNPGISFGFTIGGPDGPQISIGVGNQPQPRPPRPPVIQPVYEDVCFYDRTRFRGDSFCMEQGEAVRDLRGWTDRISSFDNPDGLEVQVCSQPGFRSCRTYTTGASSLGDFDDYIASVRVR
- a CDS encoding DoxX family protein, producing the protein MKIAGWGLSALIGLFLAIASATPKFMGIEAATSAMEVVGWPMKYLVLIGCIEVGCVILFLFPRTALLGAVLTTGLLGGSLAANLRVDNPLFSHTLFSIYLGIAIWVALWLREEKLRAVFPVVR
- a CDS encoding DNA methyltransferase, yielding MSSPVEQFIARWQGQTGGAERANYALFLTELCAVLDVAPPQPASAEHQHNDYVFERVVSFREAGDKVGHGRIDLYKRGHFVLEAKQSRQKGGPKTPDLAFDPPPPQINVLKQGVRSADRNWDILMLNARRQAEDYARALPENHEWPPFILVCDVGHAFEIFADFTGKGRNYTQFPDRQGFRIYLEDLRRDDIRERLRLIWTDPAALDPTKKAARATREVAGRLANVTRLLEGRGLDPELVAHFLMRCLFTMFAEDVELLPKGSFHGVLQKCADDPQKFKPMVSQLWEAMNTGAFAFAIEAQVKRFNGEFFRNPVVLDLEKEEIGELLMAAGKEWRDVEPAIFGSLLEGALNPKERSKLGAHYTPRAYVERLVIPTILEPLRADWRDAAVSAEKLMAEGKRNEAIQTITDFHDQLCLTRVLDPACGTGNFLYVAMELIKQLEDEVIDALVSMGGQASLALAGHTVDPHQFLGIEVNPRAAAIAELVLWIGYLQIHYRATSEHPAEPILRAFHNIECRDAVLTWDGYPLPKVVDGKETYPNPRKPDWPMADFIVGNPPFLGKGEPMRTAFGDAYLAALWAAHPKMNKSADFVMFWWDHAATLLTAKNTILRRFGLVTTNSITQVFNRRVVERHLGAQKPISIGYAIGDHPWTKASRDAAAVRIAMTMALAGTSEGKLLEVQAESGLDTDTPDIRLGEKSGSINADLTIGADLTAVHALAANNGMACNGMMLAGQGFVLDKATAEHLVATDGHPAGKYIKPFVNGGELVRGGRGRYVIDFFGSEPERLRLEVPATYQYVLETVKPERDANRDRAFRERWWLFGRQRPEIRAFRAGIRRFIGTTETAKHRLFQFLEASTTPDHMVVAIGSDDAFHLGALSSRIHVTWALRAGGWLGVGNDPRYSKSRCFDPFPFPDPDGVQKAEIARLAEALDAHRKRVQAEHPDITLTEMYNVLEKLKADVGPSSPRPSGERVPEGRVRGEGPSAPAPALTPREDDVKSRALVLILRELHEELDAAVLAAYGWPQGLSDDDLLTRLVALNKARAAEEAAGHVRWLRPDYQRPRFGTPAQKAEKGQLDLVAPADKGKPAFPTDERRRTAAIFAILASATGPVSPADIAARFRKGKSVEKEIALTLHAFVRFGDLASLDGGKTFQLRQVA
- a CDS encoding SH3 domain-containing protein, which translates into the protein MSSNRKLFGATLAAVTLLTTLAASAAPGVATGNVNVRTGPGTGYAKVGVLSTGEYVDVKQCQGSWCFVDRASNTDGWVAKSYLAPANPPSGGGSGGSSSDIPLNFGVTVGPGGPSFSFGIGDAPPPAPPAPPAPETPKVCFFKDKHFAGASFCATPGQQNPDIAGNWDNAIESIKVYGGAQVVICKQPNYVGLCATISTDKGSLSTYNNNVTSYQVF
- a CDS encoding peptidase inhibitor family I36 protein → MRPLLALVLALIAALLPALPANAHSESGSHGWSRTTLVLRNGPGDAYAVTGEIAGDQAIKVLRCQRLWCNVDGSGGRGWTRMAAIDFGKDPYWPILDPDNHWPDLAGGEMCFYEGTHYTGRSFCASSGEVFRDMAAWGWDNRISSIRVITPTSAAICRDRFFQSYCERIAESQPVLTQYLRRNLSSIRLY
- a CDS encoding Pycsar system effector family protein, encoding MLRVTRCDRKQPAFFGDNYLGTASNNRRREASDQHDLSAAEAEKAIAQAEAEAEALRISKATARAELVLSGLLEWVGKTDGRTGFLFAVNTALGGIALTNLASSRWSIFEVLVFFSYFVLFALAAVHLILVQYPNVASPNRSMLFFATIAGNASDDFIERFSSMTDDDYLRDVLHQCHVNSLVVTKKFQRIHKATRYLIASSFLWLLIIAVPTFNGEPARQFLSTVFASPMLGAVTADGPAQ
- a CDS encoding acyl-CoA thioesterase, yielding MQNDATEPTGALTIRTLAMPADTNPAGDIFGGWVMSQMDIAGAIAAVERVKGRVVTVAVEAMTFIAPVKVGDVLCVYATIERVGTTSITVGLEAWVRRNRLDDRTKVTEARFVYVSLDETGKKRAIPAQ
- a CDS encoding spermidine synthase, translated to MIPWQKLGETTMPGGGPMTLMQRGTEFSVMSGTITLMNSRMSNSEEQLANLSAARVGSRPKARILIGGLGLGFTLRAALKCFAADSEITVAELVPDIVEWARGPLLPLHGDSLDDPRVRIHLGDVATAIGAGKPFDAILLDVDNGPDGLFRPANDRLYNAAGLAAAKAALAPGGHLAIWSSHPDDRFTKRLKQTGMQVDQLTVRARNNGKGDRHTLWFATKAGR